The Neoasaia chiangmaiensis sequence GATCCGCCGGTCGTCTTCGGGGTTGCGGCCCAATGGCGCGGTGCCCTTGATCGGCCGGGTCTCGATCCTGCCCGTGGCGCTCAGTTGCAGGAAACGCTCGACCGAGCTGCCAAGCAAAGCATATTCCGGTGAGATCAGCATGCCGCCGAAAGGTGCGGGGGCGGTTTTGCGAAGATGGCGATACAGATCGACCAGATTCAGCGCGGCGGGGCGCCGTGCCCGCCATCGCTGCGTCAGGTTCGCCTGAAAGATATCGCCCGCCGCGATGGCGTCGATCACGGTGCGCACCGATTGTTGCCATGCCGATGCGGTCTGGTCAGGTGCGAAAGCGACGGACGGCGGCAAAACCGCCTTGCGTGTGCAACCGGGCAGATCCGGTGGTGGCGCATCGTGCAGGCTGCTCCACCACAGGCGCTTGTCCTGCCGGTCGAATACCAGCGCGTTTTCATAGAAAGCCGCCACGATCTCCGGCGTGGGATCGACATGACGCGACGGCACATTCTCCAGCCGCAGGCCCGCGCCATAACTCGCCGCGCCGATGACGCCCGCCTGGAACGGCAACGGTCCGGACGGCTGCCGCGGTGGCATCAGCGCGCGAAGCCGCGACCATGCGTCCGCGCCGCTGGCGACGAGGGTGCTGCGGGGGCGACGGCAGAGCACGGTCCAGCGCGCCCGTTCGGTGATCGGGCCGCCGCTGTCGAGCATGGCCAGCCAGGGCTCGTCCGCCCATTCGGCCAGAAAAGCGTCCGGCGTGCGCCAGGGCTGTTCGACGATGTTCATGGCGTGTCGGGCGGGGACGGGTCGGGGGGTGGCGCGCTGTCCGCCGCGCCGGTGGCGAAGGCCAGGCTGGCAGCGGCGATCAGCGCGGCATGATAGGCATCCGATTGCGTCAGGGTGGCGTCGAGCAGGGCATTCTGCGCCATGTCGACCTGCGTGATCGCACCCTCGCCACTGCGATAGGCCGTCAGCGCGGCATCGAAGCTGGTCTGC is a genomic window containing:
- a CDS encoding anthranilate synthase component I family protein, producing the protein MNIVEQPWRTPDAFLAEWADEPWLAMLDSGGPITERARWTVLCRRPRSTLVASGADAWSRLRALMPPRQPSGPLPFQAGVIGAASYGAGLRLENVPSRHVDPTPEIVAAFYENALVFDRQDKRLWWSSLHDAPPPDLPGCTRKAVLPPSVAFAPDQTASAWQQSVRTVIDAIAAGDIFQANLTQRWRARRPAALNLVDLYRHLRKTAPAPFGGMLISPEYALLGSSVERFLQLSATGRIETRPIKGTAPLGRNPEDDRRIAAALARDDKEYAENLMITDLMRNDIGRVCATGSVEVPELCVVERFAHWHHLVSSVRGRLKPGLDAIDLLCATLPPGSVTGAPKHRAMSIIDTVETSARDIYCGSMFRLGVDGAMDSNVVIRSLGISRDDMTLGAGGGITYPSDPKREYDEMLLKAAPLLGMFRA